GCAAATGAAAGCAATGACTCTGTGGCCTGAGGTGCTGTGACCGCAAGCCACTGTGGCGGCCTCGTGCACAGACAGGCCCATTTTCCTGACCAGGATATCGGGAACAATCGGGAACCCACATGCACAGTAATGGGCCTGGCTCAGACTGCACAGACTGCGGGCCTCCCCTGACACGGGGCCGTCCCCtgcagctggaggtgggggggatcTCTCACAGcagccccctcctcacccctcatTGCGGAGGCCTTACCTTCATCATAGTGTCTCCGGGCCTCGGTGCCCGGCTCAGCCCGGGGCACACCCTGGTACAGCCCCTCGCCCACAAAGTCCGTGTAGAACAGCGTGAAGGTCATGAAAGCCATCCAGCTGCACAGCTCAGCCACAAATAGTCTGCGCAGGGTGCGAGGTACACGGCAGCAGAGCTGGTGCAGCCGGGGAAACAGCGCGCCCAGGCTCCGGAAAGCCAGGTGGGTGTGGCACGGGCAGCAGTGCGGCCCCGGGGGGACAGCCAGCCCTTCCGCCGGCTCAGCCGGACCCAGCGCGGCCTCCTCGGCCACAAACAGCGTGGCCGCCACGCAGGTGAGGAAGATGACAGTGAGCAGGCCGAAGAGGCATTCCTCCTGGGTGCCCAGGTAGGGGGCCAGGGCGCTGGCGTCCCAGTCGATCGCAGGCAGGAGGTAGCCCAGGCAGCCCCCAAGGCTGATCATGAAGGCGTAGACGGAGAAGGCCTGGCGACAGTGGTCTGGGTCCCGGAAGAGGTCGGAGAGCAGGGCCTCCAGTGGGGTGAAGCACACCTGGCCGCAGAAGTCCAGCAGCCCCACGCCCAGGATCAGCAGGGCCAGCTCCAGGGGCCTGGCATCCGGGCACAGCAGCCCCGCCAGCCAGCCGGCCCTCGGGATGAGGAAGAGGCTCAGGAGGACGCCCAGGGACAGGGCCCATATGAAGGGCCTCCGGCGACCGTAGCGCCCACGCCAGTGGTCACTGGCCGAGCCTAGGAGTGGGACCGAGATGAGGCCCAGCACTGGACCAATGCCTGCAGGAAGGACACGTCGTATGAGCCACAGGCTGCAGCCCTCAggagtggtggggaagggagaccGAGCTCCTGGAGGAGGACGGAAATGACCACCACATGCAGGGCCACTTCTTTGCTTGACACGGTATGGGGTATGTCACGCAGATTCTAGGTTCGCCCTCGCAGACAGGACCACTTAACGCCGCATCCTCAGATGGGCACAATGATACACGGAACAACCGGTAAGTGAGCCTGAAGCacaggggccaagggagaggtggggggcacGAGGTGGGGTTTCAACAGGCAgtgtgacccccacccccagcccagcatCCTGGGAGCCACCCCAGGGCAACCTCTTGCCTTCTGTGGCTTTTACAGAACACATCCGCAGTCAGGGCCCAGCCTGGGCCCTAGGGGATAAGAAAGAGCCCTAGCTGAGAGCCCCTGATCTTCCTAATCGGTAGCTAGCCCTCCAGCCTGCCTAAGTCACCCAACTGCTCAGCAGCCTCCATGACTGATGAAGCGGGGGACTCCAAAGGGtattgcaaggattaaatgagtaacAGATAGAAAGGGCTGAACTAAGGGAAGAGCCGTGTCtgctacgtgccaggcactgtgtgagGGTCTGGGGTATTGAGGGGACCATGGAATGTCCCTGTGCTCTTTTCCTGCTAGGCACCCattgccccacccctgcccacggTCACCCATCCACCCAGCAGGGCCCAACCTGCTGCCTCCACTGGCTCTTCCTGAGCCAGCAGCCGCCTCTCCCTCTTTGGGCAGAGGCACCGTCACCCTGCCTCCTGGGTGTCATGGACCCGCAGCAGGAGGCAAGGAGGCTGTGCTGCACTCACCGAGCACCATGGTCATGAACTTCTCCtcgacccccacctccagcagcaAGGGTGGCACGTAGGTGATGCCGGCGGCCAGGCACACTTCCAGGCCGAAGGTCAGCAGGTTGACCAGCAGGAGCTGGGCTTTCCGGTGCCGCAGCAGGCGGCCGGCCCACAGCCTCTGGACCATGGTGGGCTTCACGCGCTCCCCGGCTGCCGTGGCTCGGCCCTGCTCCAGACGCCCAGGCCTCTCCTCCTTGCTGCCACTGAGTGCCCCGGCCTCTGCCAGGAGCCCATTTCTGCCAGCCTTCCGCGCAGGTCCGGCTCCTCAGGCCACGCTACACGCCTGTGGGTGCGGGGAGCCTCGGTGGGGACATAGCTCATCCCTCAGATCCTGAAAGCACAATAACAGTCAAACCCAGACTGTGCAATCCTGGGAACCAGGCCTCTGGGATTTGCTCTGAGTTCTCTGAATCCTGTTCACTCCCAGGCTGACAATGGAGTGGCCGTGCCACCCCTGCTGCCAATCAGGAAATGCATGTTAATATTAGCCTAAGGCTGACATAACTAATAAggtaaatatcatttttaaaccTCAGCACACTCCAGAGCCAAAGAGAtgtccatttttctctgttttggacTATCTTTGCCTTTGCCCTTGCCTGCCggtatggaaaaaagaaaaaaaaaaaaaatcagaccaatTGAATTCCCAGTTCCCCAGGCCCTGTTATCAAGGTGCCTCTGGAGACCCTCTGCCGGGCCTGgtgtgtttgcttttctctctccacttcccAAAGCTGGGCTGGTCAACTCCCCTCTGTTAGGAGCAGCGCTTCCTATCCCGAGCTGCTGGCCACAAGCCACGTTGCATCATAACCCCGGCCCCCAAGAACGAGgacaagggggtggggagggcggggaggctgTGGTTTGTTGGGTTGAGTTTTAACCTGTCATTGAAACCACTTAAAGAGGGCGCCCCTGGAGGACCTTGGCCTGCAAACCTCTTCCTGGAGTCTCTCCGTGGAACGTTCCCACGTGGACTGCCCAACTGTCACGGGACAGGGGGGCCTGCTCCCAGGTCCCCACCTTTCAGGGGCACCGAACGGCACCAGCCCGTATAGACACCCATAAGCGGGCGCTGCTGGAAGGCCCCTCCACTTTCCAGAAAGCCCTTCTCTGCTCCCCAGATGGTTCCATTCTCAGCAGAGATGTCCCCACGGCCCTCCCCACTAGGACTGCCTCCTGGGCATAGAGACCCCATTGGGGCAGCCACACCACGCTgtgcccccccagccccaggcaatgGGCCTCCAGCTCTTGCTTCCTGACAACAGGACCCAAGGCGGTCTGCTCTGTTTAGGGGCGACCACGAAAGAGGGAAAATCAAGTCAGTCACAAAGAGAAGTAGAGAAGGTGGGTCTTCCTGAGAAAAGTCCCCTAACTTGTCATTCATTCCTCCCAAAGAGGTGCGGACAGAGCTTCCTGCCACTCCCAGTGGGAGTCTAGATGCCCTCCCCTGCCTCACCAATTCACCCCCACAAAGGCCCAGGAATAGCACTGGGTCCACAGTCCCCAGGGCCCCTCACCCACAGTGGCCTTGGGCGCTACAAAGCCTGTGGTAGGTGCTCTCTGAAATACGCCACAGGGAAATCAGGTGGCTGCCAATCCGGGGAAGATGCGTCCTTCCCATAACTGCTTTCCAAGCcctagtagaccagaaaggaaggcCAGGCAACTTGTGACCTCTTCCCCAAAGCTCTACTCACCCTGACGATCCACTTTGGGAAGGGGCATGCACTCCTATGGGGGTGGCACGGGGAGGAGTGTAAAATAGGGGGTGGCATGGCTGGGAGGGGCCACACATCAGTCCCCGCTGGGCAGTTCTGAGCCACGCTCCTCCCCTGCTGCAGCAGCCCTGGGGAAGCCAGGTGCCTGCACACAGACCAAGATAGGGTGCTGTACTCTCCAACCTGGAGGGTGGGGTTCTGGGCCAAAAGGCTTCCAGCCCATTCTACTCCCCGCCCCCAGTCTGGGCAGGCCCTGGACATTCACCTGCTGTTGGGTCCTCCCTGAGCAAACAGACTGTCAGACCCAGACTCACCCACGACCTGCCCACATTCCCAAGCTCTCATTGCTCCCTGTGGTTGCAAGTAAATTGCAGTCCTGTGACAAAACCAGGCACCccgcctgcctccttccctccctaaGCCGGCCCCTTGCTCCCTGGAAGACGCAGGACACCCTCCTCAgcccaaaagagagaaagacaaaaagacgAAAGAGGGTGAAGAGAGGGCTTTCCCTTCTTCAGTCCAGATAGCTCAGGAggggcctccccctccctcctttctcctgccccttcccctctgctgcaCCAGGCAGCTGGGGGCTGGCCCAGGTGAAGAATTCATTCAAAGGAATTGGGTAGGAGGTGGGCAGGCTCAAAGCCCAGCGAGCGCCTCTCTGTTCTTAGGTTGCTAAGCCCATCCTCACTCTTTTGACTTCAACTGTGCTCCAAGGTCCAGGGCACTCTTGCCCCACCTAGACTAGAGTTGATTCTTCCCAGCCCAGAACTGCCTAAGGAATTCCAAGC
The window above is part of the Mustela erminea isolate mMusErm1 chromosome 17, mMusErm1.Pri, whole genome shotgun sequence genome. Proteins encoded here:
- the SLC45A3 gene encoding solute carrier family 45 member 3, which gives rise to MVQRLWAGRLLRHRKAQLLLVNLLTFGLEVCLAAGITYVPPLLLEVGVEEKFMTMVLGIGPVLGLISVPLLGSASDHWRGRYGRRRPFIWALSLGVLLSLFLIPRAGWLAGLLCPDARPLELALLILGVGLLDFCGQVCFTPLEALLSDLFRDPDHCRQAFSVYAFMISLGGCLGYLLPAIDWDASALAPYLGTQEECLFGLLTVIFLTCVAATLFVAEEAALGPAEPAEGLAVPPGPHCCPCHTHLAFRSLGALFPRLHQLCCRVPRTLRRLFVAELCSWMAFMTFTLFYTDFVGEGLYQGVPRAEPGTEARRHYDEGVRMGSLGLFLQCAVSLLFSLVMDRLVQRFGTRAVYLASVVAFPVAAGTMCLSRSVAVVTTSAALTGFTFSALQILPYTLASLYHREKQVFLPKYRGDAGSSASEDSLMPSFPPGPKPGSPFPNGHMGAGGGGLLPSSPVLCGASACDVSMRVVVGEPPETRVIPGRGICLDLAILDSAFLLSQVAPSLFMGSIVQLSQSVTAYMVSAAGLGFVAIYFATQVVFDKSDLTKYSV